The DNA region ATAGACATCCACAGCACCTCAGAATGCTACGCAACAGGCGTCTCAGGCTTCTCCATCCGCCAAGCCTTCTTTATAAAACTCTTGTACCACGCCTCTATATTAGACGTAATAGTGGGCCCAATCTTACCCAAAGCTTCCTTGAAATCAGCAAAACTAACCTCCTTAGCGTTAATATCCGTACGCAAAGCATTCAAACCAGCCTCCCGACAAACCGCATCAATATCCGCTCCCGAATAATTCTTCGTCATGCTGGTTAGTTGAGCCAGATCCACATCCTTCGTCAAAGGCATGCCCTTTGTATAAATCTGTAAAATCTCTAATCTAGCCTTCTCATCCGGATCAGGAACGTAAATTAAACGATCAAACCTACCCGGCCGAAGAATCGCAGGATCCACAATGTCAGGTCTGTTCGTTGCAGCGATAACAACCACATCCTCCAAAGTGACGATTCCATCCATCTCAGTCAAAAGCTGACTAATAACACGTGACGTCACTCCGCTGTCAGCGTAACCTAACCCTCTCCTGGGCACAAGCGAATCGAACTCGTCAAAGAAAATCACCGCTGGAGAAGCCATCCTCGCTTTTCTAAACACCTCGCGAATCGCCTTCTCCGACTCTCCAACCCACTTAGAAAACACTTCTGGACCTTTTATGGTGATGAAGTTAGCCTCGCTCTCGGTGGCAACAGCTCTTGCCAACAAGGTTTTTCCACATCCGGGTGGCCCAAAAAGTAGAATCCCTTTTGGTGGTCGTATACCCATCCTCTTGAACACTTGTGGATTCTTTAACGGCCATTCAACGGCTTCTCTAAGCTCCTCCTTCACACTTTCTAAACCGCCTACATCCGTCCATTTAACCGTAGGCACCTCTATGTACACTTCTCTCATAGCGGTCGGCGTGATTTCCTTGTAGGCATTCAAGAAATCTTCCATTTTAATCTCCATTTTCTCCAAAACGCTGGGCGGAACTCGCTCCTCTTCTACGTTTATCTCAGGCAAGTATCGACGCAACGCTTTCATAGCAGTCTCACGGCATAAACCAGCTAAGTCTGCTCCTGTGTAGCCATGCGTCATATCTTCAACTTTTTTCAAGTCAACATCCTTAGCTAACGGCATGCCTCTTGTGTGTATTTGCAGTATCTCATGTCGCCCCTTCTTGTCTGGAACTCCGATTACTATCTCCCGATCGAATCTTCCAGGTCTTCGTAGGGCAGGATCAAGGGCATCTGGCCTGTTTGTTGCACCTATAACGATGACGTTTTGTCTCCCAGTTAGTCCGTCCATTGACGCAAGAAGCTGAGCAACAACCCTTCTCTCAACTTCGCCTGTGACCTCTCCTCTTTTAGGTGCAATGGCGTCAAGTTCATCTATGAAAATAATGCTGGGCAAGTTTTTCTGAGCTTGTTGGAATATGTCGCGGACATTTTGCTCTGATCCTCCGTAGAACTTGTTCATTATTTCTGGGCCGTTTACGGGGAAGAAGTTGGCTTCTGATTCGTTTGCTACAGCCCTTGCCAACAAGGTTTTTCCACAGCCTGGTGGACCATGTAACAAAACCCCTTGTGGTGGTCTTATCCCTAGCCTTTGGAATAGCTCTGGGTGACGCATTGGAAGTTCAACCATTTCTCGTATTCGTTGGATTTCCTCATGGAGCCCACCTATATCTTCGTAGGTGGTACGGAGCATGCCCTTAGTTTCAGGTGCAGGTTCAGCTAAGATTTGCAGGTTTGTTTCATAC from Candidatus Bathyarchaeota archaeon includes:
- a CDS encoding AAA family ATPase, with the protein product MSEVQLKVGDARQRDVGRGIARINQKTMQKLGISAGDVIEILGKRNTAAIAWPAYSEDQDKEIIRIDGFSRKNSGVAINEYVTVRPGKVKNATSVVLAPIDMRLNVDEDFTNFVKNRLMERTFVEGDTTLVMMLGHAIPFTVTKTRPHGIVRMTYETNLQILAEPAPETKGMLRTTYEDIGGLHEEIQRIREMVELPMRHPELFQRLGIRPPQGVLLHGPPGCGKTLLARAVANESEANFFPVNGPEIMNKFYGGSEQNVRDIFQQAQKNLPSIIFIDELDAIAPKRGEVTGEVERRVVAQLLASMDGLTGRQNVIVIGATNRPDALDPALRRPGRFDREIVIGVPDKKGRHEILQIHTRGMPLAKDVDLKKVEDMTHGYTGADLAGLCRETAMKALRRYLPEINVEEERVPPSVLEKMEIKMEDFLNAYKEITPTAMREVYIEVPTVKWTDVGGLESVKEELREAVEWPLKNPQVFKRMGIRPPKGILLFGPPGCGKTLLARAVATESEANFITIKGPEVFSKWVGESEKAIREVFRKARMASPAVIFFDEFDSLVPRRGLGYADSGVTSRVISQLLTEMDGIVTLEDVVVIAATNRPDIVDPAILRPGRFDRLIYVPDPDEKARLEILQIYTKGMPLTKDVDLAQLTSMTKNYSGADIDAVCREAGLNALRTDINAKEVSFADFKEALGKIGPTITSNIEAWYKSFIKKAWRMEKPETPVA